The following DNA comes from Quercus robur chromosome 1, dhQueRobu3.1, whole genome shotgun sequence.
GACATTTTTACTAAACATCATAGATCCAAACCCTTCTCTCTTTTTACTCCTCTCTTTttactcttctctctctcaaccattGCAATCTTGCATTTTCAATCCATAGCAATGAATATTGCTGCTCCAAGTATTGAAAATGCTGGACCTTTCACTCGTGCATGTGTATGGCACAAGTTATTGGCTAATAAGATAGTCGAAGTGGCAGAGAAGATTAAGAAACTGGGACAAGATGATCCAAGGAGAATTGTCCATTCGCTAAAAGTAGGACTGGCTCTCACATTGGTTTCCTTATTCTACTACATCCAACCACTCTATGATCGTATTGGCGAAAATTTAATATGGGCTGTCATGACAGTCGTTCTTGTCTTTGAGTTTTCTGTTGGTAAGCTTGGAACTTATTTAATTACCACGATATATAAACCAATTTTTTATGGTATAACAGCTTCAGAATTGGAACTAACAATTGGCAacgtttttctttttgatttttttccaaTCTTCTATAGGAGCAACTCTGGGAAAAGGCTTAAACAGGATGCTAGCAACGTTTTCATCTGGTGCTCTAGGTTTTGGAGTTCATTACCTAGCAACTTTGGCTGGTGAGAAAGGAGAGCCCATTGTACTTGGATTCTTCGTCGTTATAATAGGTAACATGTTGCAGACAGATCTAATTCTAATATATattctaataaatatttttatgactttttatatttttaataaaagtgatgtcaaatttttttttaaataatttattaacagtTGCCTAAATACACCAGAACCTTTTAATGTTATGGTTCAAAATTCTCAAACTCATGATTAGATTTGTAATGCATGCAGCTGCAACAGTAACATTTGTAAGATTCTTTCCCACAATGAAGACAAGGTATGATTATGGGCTCCTCATATTCATATTGACTTTCACCTTAGTATCTGTTTCGAGTTACCGAGAAGATAAGGTGCTACGCATGGCCCATCAAAGGGTAACCACAATCATCATGGGTAGCTTTATCACTTTTGTTACATGCATCTGTATATGTCCCGTTTGGATTGGAGAGGAACTTCAAAATTTGGTAGCTAACAACATTGAAAAGCTTGGGAATTTCTTAGaaggtatatatattttatgctccatatatatatatatatatagtaaaataaatatgaaacttTCATGCCCCATATATAAAAATCACGAACACTCCATAACTCTAGTCATATTTATGTTGGACATCCATTTCCAATATGTCAAGAACAAAACACTCTTATATGTATCCATATATAATGTATTGGGAGGAAAAaccatatttatgtttttaaatattgaaaCAGAATATgcctattaattattttttgtataccAACTCATgtcctaatttttcaagaattccTTGTAACTATGTCTCATGTCATGTTAGTGTCCTTAGTATATAATTCCTttctgttctctttttttttttttttttttcctcttcttctcttttaatttaatttctcaaTATTGACCAATACAAACTTACAGGATTTAGTGGTGAATACTTCAAAATATCAGAGGATGGACAACCCTTGTGTGATAAACCATTTCTTCAAGGATATAAAAGTCTTCTCACTTCAAAAAACACTGAAGAAACTATGGTGAGTATAAAATTGTCACCCTAATCCTCTTGTTtacacctcaaaaaaaaaaaaaaaaatagttatttgaATTTCATGGCTActtgaatttttcttctttaattttttttttttttttttttttaattttcaggcTAATCTAGCAAGATGGGAACTGTGGCACTATCGTTTTGGGTTCTGTCATCCTTGGAAACAATACGTTAAAATTGGAACCCTAACTAGGCAATGCGCTTACAAAATTGACACTCTTAACAACTGCCTTAACTCTAAGATCCAAGTAAATCAGCACTACTCAAAATCTAAATAGATGATTTAATTCACACAAGTCATTATGCATAGAACACTCTTCTGCAAAGATTACGTAGACAACAATTGTATATACTCTTCTTTTTTGGCTGAAGTGTATACTCATACATGCACACAcgtatatatacatatgatttttttttggttttcggCCCCCGAATGTCCCTTACACAAGGGCGGATTGGAGGGCAGGAGTAGACCATTTAAAGATCCCCCTCCGtccaagataaaaaaaaaaaaaccaaattttattTCCCTTCGTCTTTTATtagtgtttttcaattttcaatatcaGTACCTTAATATTACATTACAAATAAGTTCACATATATTCCAAATAGTGTAAAAATTTTCCATGCAAGTATCACTCTTTTATGCAATGACTTATTATTTTCgatcaatttatatttttgaatcaGTCAAGTTTATAATATGTAAGTTTCTAAATTCTATAACTTCGTCTCAAGAGTAAACTTATATTGTTAActtatagttatttttattcGCCTATGTGTTAAAGTCATcataatatattatcaaatttgTTATATGACAATGAACTATTGTTGATTGTTTTGTTAGGTGTCATATATCATATCAAATTTATGAAatgataattatatatttatttctattctttaattgaaaatatttttgtttatttaaaaaaattatgagaaatctttcttttttaaaaaaataaataaaaattactttcaATTAATGTATAAAGTCCTTGAGAGTTTAGAGAAAAAGATTATTCTAGTTGTGGGGTTAGCAGCAAATtgtaattatctcaaaaaaaaaaaaaaaacacaaataataataataacaatgtcATAC
Coding sequences within:
- the LOC126725041 gene encoding aluminum-activated malate transporter 8-like, which codes for MGIDLLANKIVEVAEKIKKLGQDDPRRIVHSLKVGLALTLVSLFYYIQPLYDRIGENLIWAVMTVVLVFEFSVGATLGKGLNRMLATFSSGALGFGVHYLATLAGEKGEPIVLGFFVVIIAATVTFVRFFPTMKTRYDYGLLIFILTFTLVSVSSYREDKVLRMAHQRVTTIIMGSFITFVTCICICPVWIGEELQNLVANNIEKLGNFLEGFSGEYFKISEDGQPLCDKPFLQGYKSLLTSKNTEETMANLARWELWHYRFGFCHPWKQYVKIGTLTRQCAYKIDTLNNCLNSKIQTLNEFGSKIQDPSTKICSESGKALRELASTIKKMNQSTSVNAHIENLKTATENLKFMLDTYHLKDANLQDIIPSAEVALTLIAVVPCIVKIADAVHELASLAHFKTPATRVSP